A genomic region of Metopolophium dirhodum isolate CAU chromosome 1, ASM1992520v1, whole genome shotgun sequence contains the following coding sequences:
- the LOC132944641 gene encoding uncharacterized protein LOC132944641, with protein MRSVIRKVIGQCTPCVRAIAQSPHPVMGNLPSSRVQACRPFSKVGVDYAGPLPMRESKLRKSRQYKIYVSVFVCMVTKAVHLEIVTELSTAAFLAGFDRFVARRGLPTYVYSDCGTNFKGASKYLFEVINDPANHHLLSSHSFCTWHFNPPAAPHFGGLWEAALRSFKTLLVRTVGDHTLTMEEMSTLLCRIEAVLNSRPLTPMTASPLDLDYLSPGHFLIGQPLLAVPDLNIPEGRSNVLTRWKLLHQCHQLFWRRWSTEYLASLQVRVKWTTDVPNIQVGQMVVIKDNQSPPTSWRLGRILEVNPGQDGVIRVAKILTSTGELTRPVVKLVLLPTD; from the coding sequence ATGAGATCGGTAATTCGCAAGGTGATCGGTCAATGTACTCCATGTGTCAGAGCTATTGCCCAATCGCCACATCCCGTGATGGGTAATCTTCCCAGTTCACGAGTCCAAGCATGTCGACCTTTTTCAAAAGTTGGAGTAGATTATGCTGGCCCACTGCCAATGCGTGAGAGTAAGTTGCGAAAATCCCGACAGTATAAAATTTACGTTTCTGTTTTTGTCTGTATGGTCACCAAGGCTGTGCATTTGGAAATTGTAACAGAGCTATCTACAGCAGCCTTTTTAGCCGGCTTTGATCGTTTTGTTGCCAGACGTGGTCTTCCAACATACGTGTACTCCGACTGTGGAACCAACTTCAAAGGTGCGTCAAAATATCTGTTTGAGGTCATCAACGATCCAGCTAATCACCATCTACTGTCATCTCATTCTTTCTGCACGTGGCACTTCAATCCACCCGCAGCACCGCACTTTGGCGGCCTATGGGAAGCGGCTCTGCGTTCTTTTAAAACGCTCCTCGTACGAACCGTCGGTGATCATACCCTTACCATGGAGGAGATGTCAACCTTACTGTGTCGGATCGAGGCTGTATTAAATTCCAGACCTCTGACTCCAATGACTGCCTCTCCCTTAGATTTGGACTATTTATCACCTGGTCATTTTCTTATCGGGCAACCACTTTTGGCGGTTCCTGATTTGAACATTCCCGAAGGACGCTCCAATGTGCTGACACGATGGAAGTTGCTACATCAATGTCACCAATTATTCTGGCGTCGTTGGTCTACGGAATATTTGGCTTCTCTTCAAGTTCGGGTCAAGTGGACAACGGATGTGCCCAACATTCAGGTTGGACAAATGGTCGTGATCAAGGATAACCAAAGTCCTCCAACATCGTGGCGACTGGGTCGCATTCTGGAAGTGAATCCTGGTCAAGACGGCGTGATACGAGTCGCCAAGATACTAACGTCCACGGGGGAGTTAACTCGTCCGGTCGTTAAGTTGGTGTTATTGCCCACGGAttaa